In one window of Comamonas testosteroni DNA:
- a CDS encoding isochorismatase family protein, whose translation MSNANASIARPVAVAKPGAKLLNPHDHTLIMIDFQSQMAFATHSIDPVQLRSNAALVASAAAGFGASTILTTVAEKSFSGPMFEEVTAPFPGQTLLDRTSMNTWEDEAVIKKVNEIGKPRIVLAGLWTSVCIVGPALSALDQGFEVFVIADACGDISTEAHNRAMDRMVQAGAQPITSLQYLLEMQRDWARTETYDMTTGIAKKLGGGYGIGITYAKTMFGAHEG comes from the coding sequence ATGTCCAACGCCAACGCTTCCATCGCCCGTCCCGTCGCCGTCGCCAAGCCAGGTGCCAAGCTGCTCAACCCCCATGACCACACACTGATCATGATCGACTTCCAGTCGCAGATGGCCTTTGCCACGCACTCCATCGATCCCGTGCAGCTGCGCTCCAATGCTGCCCTGGTCGCTTCGGCCGCAGCAGGCTTCGGTGCCTCCACCATCCTGACCACGGTGGCCGAAAAAAGCTTCTCCGGCCCCATGTTCGAGGAAGTGACCGCGCCTTTCCCCGGCCAGACCCTGCTGGACCGCACCTCGATGAACACCTGGGAAGACGAGGCAGTCATTAAGAAGGTCAACGAGATCGGCAAGCCCCGCATCGTGCTGGCCGGCCTTTGGACCAGCGTATGCATCGTCGGACCGGCCCTGTCGGCTCTGGACCAGGGTTTTGAGGTCTTTGTGATCGCCGATGCCTGTGGCGACATTTCGACAGAAGCGCACAACCGCGCCATGGACCGCATGGTGCAGGCCGGTGCCCAGCCCATCACGTCCTTGCAATATCTGCTGGAAATGCAGCGTGACTGGGCCCGCACCGAGACCTATGACATGACCACGGGCATCGCCAAGAAGCTGGGTGGCGGCTACGGCATCGGCATCACCTACGCCAAGACCATGTTCGGCGCCCACGAAGGCTAA
- a CDS encoding pirin family protein, protein MLEVRQSNHRGRANHGWLQSRHTFSFGHYRDANQQGFSDLLVINDDHVSPGQGFGTHGHRDMEIFSYVLDGALEHKDSMGTGSVIRPGDVQMMSAGTGVEHSEFNHSAQDSVHFLQIWIVPAERGAAPRYQQVHVDDADKRGRLRLIIAPEGADGTLAVRQDARVYTGLFDGEESAELDVGSNRHVYVHVARGSLSVNGERLSEGDGARIRNAGALRFDHGEGAEVLVFDLRPRELPTL, encoded by the coding sequence ATGCTTGAAGTTCGCCAATCCAACCACCGCGGTCGCGCCAACCATGGCTGGCTGCAATCGCGCCACACCTTCTCCTTCGGCCACTACCGCGACGCCAATCAGCAAGGCTTTTCGGATCTGCTGGTCATCAATGACGACCATGTGTCCCCCGGTCAGGGCTTCGGCACCCACGGTCACCGCGACATGGAAATCTTCTCCTATGTGCTCGACGGCGCCCTGGAGCACAAGGACTCCATGGGCACGGGCTCGGTGATCCGTCCCGGCGACGTGCAGATGATGAGCGCCGGCACCGGCGTGGAGCACAGCGAGTTCAACCACTCGGCCCAGGATTCCGTGCACTTTCTGCAGATCTGGATCGTGCCCGCCGAACGCGGCGCTGCTCCACGCTATCAGCAGGTTCATGTGGACGATGCCGACAAGCGCGGCCGCCTGCGCCTGATCATCGCCCCCGAAGGCGCAGACGGCACCCTGGCCGTGCGCCAGGACGCCCGGGTTTATACCGGCCTGTTCGACGGCGAAGAGTCTGCCGAACTCGATGTGGGCTCCAACCGCCATGTCTATGTGCATGTGGCCCGCGGCAGCCTCAGCGTGAACGGAGAGCGCCTGTCCGAAGGCGACGGTGCCCGCATCCGCAACGCCGGGGCCCTGCGCTTCGATCACGGCGAAGGCGCCGAGGTGCTGGTCTTTGACCTGCGCCCCCGTGAACTGCCCACCTTGTAA
- a CDS encoding fumarylacetoacetate hydrolase family protein — protein sequence MKLATYKDGSRDGQLVVVSRDLSQACYATGIANRMQQVLDDWSYMAPQLQDLSHELNHGKARHAFPFDPQRCMAPLPRAYQWADGSAYINHVELVRKARNAEVPDNFYTDPLMYQGGSDDFIGPCDDVIVPSTAMGIDFEAEIAVVTGDVPMGTDARDALDGIRLVMLANDVSLRNLIPGELAKGFGFFQSKPATAFSPVAVTLDELGDAWKSGRLHLTLQSTWNGRKVGMCDAGEEMTFHFGQLIAHIAKTRNVRAGSIVGSGTVSNKGVETGSGKNKRMEWPKGYSCIAEKRCIETIQDGAPKTEFMQFGDTIRIEMKGKDGQSIFGAIDQNIAPPGGSRDEEPEGKSLDGSED from the coding sequence ATGAAACTGGCAACCTATAAGGATGGCTCGCGCGACGGGCAACTGGTCGTGGTCTCGCGTGACCTGAGCCAGGCCTGCTATGCCACCGGTATTGCCAACCGCATGCAGCAGGTGCTGGACGATTGGAGCTACATGGCCCCCCAGCTGCAGGATCTGTCGCACGAACTCAATCACGGCAAGGCCCGCCACGCGTTTCCCTTCGATCCCCAGCGCTGCATGGCACCGCTGCCGCGAGCTTATCAGTGGGCCGATGGCTCGGCCTACATCAACCATGTGGAGCTGGTGCGCAAGGCGCGCAATGCCGAGGTGCCGGACAACTTCTACACCGACCCGCTGATGTACCAGGGTGGCAGCGATGATTTCATCGGCCCCTGCGACGATGTGATCGTCCCCAGCACGGCCATGGGCATAGACTTCGAGGCCGAGATCGCCGTCGTTACCGGCGACGTGCCGATGGGCACGGATGCCAGGGATGCACTGGACGGCATCCGACTCGTCATGCTGGCCAATGACGTGAGCCTGCGCAATCTGATACCTGGCGAACTGGCCAAGGGCTTCGGCTTCTTCCAGAGCAAGCCCGCCACGGCCTTCAGCCCCGTGGCTGTGACGCTGGACGAGCTGGGCGATGCCTGGAAGAGCGGCCGCCTGCATCTGACGCTGCAGAGCACCTGGAACGGCCGCAAGGTCGGCATGTGCGATGCAGGCGAGGAGATGACTTTTCACTTCGGCCAGCTGATCGCCCATATCGCCAAGACCCGCAATGTACGCGCCGGCTCCATCGTGGGCAGCGGCACGGTGAGCAACAAGGGCGTGGAGACCGGCAGCGGCAAGAACAAGCGCATGGAATGGCCCAAGGGCTATAGCTGCATCGCTGAAAAGCGCTGCATAGAGACCATTCAGGACGGTGCGCCCAAGACCGAGTTCATGCAGTTCGGCGACACCATCCGCATCGAGATGAAGGGCAAGGACGGTCAGAGCATCTTCGGTGCCATCGACCAGAACATTGCGCCGCCCGGCGGCAGCAGGGATGAGGAGCCAGAGGGGAAGTCCTTGGATGGCTCCGAAGACTGA
- a CDS encoding LysR family transcriptional regulator has protein sequence MLKLSLEAIELVDAIARYGSFASAAERLHKVPSTISYAVSKLEEQLGLNLFVRNGPRVSLTPAGEELLKEGRWLLAAARQLESRLRQIATGFETEVRLVHDSLIPTSAFGADIQAFEALNSGTRLRIGSETLTGTWEALREGRADLIVAAGEGPAGGGHKAVAVGQLDFVFCVTASHPLARLGRPLARSDLLEHTAVVVGDGARSLTDRTVGLLTGQRRITVPSMQAKIECQAAGLGHGFVPRACVRVELETGVLVELAVEEPRPPETFWLAWRSDARGRAQQWWRERLSRPLLPGVLPY, from the coding sequence ATGCTCAAACTCTCTCTGGAAGCCATTGAACTCGTGGATGCCATCGCGCGTTATGGTTCTTTCGCCAGCGCAGCCGAACGGCTGCACAAAGTGCCATCAACCATCTCCTATGCCGTATCCAAACTCGAGGAGCAACTGGGCCTGAACCTTTTCGTTCGCAACGGCCCGCGCGTAAGCCTCACGCCAGCGGGCGAGGAACTGCTCAAGGAAGGGCGCTGGCTGCTGGCAGCCGCGCGTCAGCTCGAATCGCGGCTGCGCCAGATCGCCACAGGCTTCGAGACCGAGGTGCGCCTGGTGCATGACTCGCTGATCCCCACCAGCGCCTTCGGCGCCGACATTCAGGCCTTCGAGGCGCTGAACAGCGGCACGCGCCTGCGCATCGGCAGCGAGACGCTGACCGGCACCTGGGAAGCCCTGCGCGAAGGCCGGGCCGACCTGATCGTGGCGGCAGGAGAAGGCCCGGCCGGCGGCGGCCACAAGGCGGTGGCCGTGGGCCAGCTCGATTTCGTCTTCTGCGTGACGGCCAGCCACCCGCTGGCGCGATTGGGTCGGCCACTGGCGCGCAGCGACCTGCTGGAACACACCGCCGTGGTGGTGGGGGACGGCGCGCGCTCGCTGACCGACCGCACCGTGGGCCTGCTCACCGGCCAGCGCCGCATCACCGTGCCGAGCATGCAGGCCAAGATCGAATGCCAGGCTGCCGGGCTGGGCCACGGCTTTGTGCCGCGCGCCTGCGTGCGTGTGGAACTGGAGACCGGGGTGCTGGTGGAGCTGGCGGTGGAGGAACCTCGTCCGCCCGAAACCTTCTGGCTGGCCTGGCGCAGCGATGCCCGCGGCCGGGCCCAGCAATGGTGGCGCGAGCGCCTCAGCCGCCCACTGCTGCCCGGCGTACTGCCCTACTGA
- a CDS encoding Bug family tripartite tricarboxylate transporter substrate binding protein: MDRRQFLAAVAASSAAAASPFAMAQDWPANPVRWVVPYPPGGGTDVLARTVAESMRKTLNQTIVVDNRPGASTNIGGQLVAAAKPDGYTIMSADNAILAFNEHLFSKLPFSPDKDFTYVGGISRFPMALVVNPAFEAKDFKEFLAYAKANPGKLNYASPGNGSPHHLAMELFKNRTGTSLTHIPYKGAAPALADVMGGQVPCMFLDLASGLPVIQSGKVRALAIGTAKRVPNLPNVPTLAELGLKDSEVYAFQGILGPKGLPPAIVQRLNADLQKALKDPDVVKRMADFGMEALPGTPEQFHQLARTEAKRWGEVIKTAGVKLD; this comes from the coding sequence ATGGATCGTCGTCAATTCCTGGCTGCCGTGGCAGCCAGCTCGGCTGCTGCCGCATCCCCCTTCGCCATGGCGCAGGACTGGCCCGCCAACCCCGTGCGCTGGGTTGTGCCCTACCCACCCGGAGGCGGTACCGATGTGCTGGCCCGCACTGTGGCCGAGTCCATGCGCAAGACGCTGAACCAGACCATCGTGGTGGACAACCGTCCCGGCGCTTCGACCAATATCGGCGGCCAGCTCGTTGCTGCGGCCAAGCCTGATGGCTACACCATCATGTCGGCCGACAATGCCATCCTGGCGTTCAACGAGCACCTGTTCAGCAAGCTGCCTTTCAGCCCCGACAAGGATTTCACCTATGTGGGTGGCATCAGCCGCTTCCCCATGGCGCTGGTGGTCAACCCCGCGTTCGAAGCCAAGGATTTCAAGGAATTCCTGGCCTATGCCAAGGCCAACCCCGGCAAGCTCAACTACGCCTCCCCCGGCAATGGCTCGCCCCACCATCTGGCCATGGAGCTGTTCAAGAATCGCACTGGCACGAGTCTGACCCATATCCCTTACAAGGGCGCTGCGCCCGCGCTGGCCGATGTGATGGGCGGCCAGGTGCCCTGCATGTTCCTGGATCTGGCATCGGGCCTGCCGGTGATTCAGTCCGGCAAGGTGCGGGCTTTGGCCATAGGCACGGCCAAGCGCGTCCCCAATCTGCCCAATGTGCCCACGCTGGCCGAGCTGGGTCTCAAGGATTCCGAGGTCTATGCCTTCCAGGGCATTCTGGGTCCCAAGGGATTGCCGCCAGCCATCGTGCAGCGTCTCAATGCAGACCTGCAAAAAGCCCTCAAGGACCCCGACGTGGTCAAGCGCATGGCCGACTTCGGCATGGAAGCCCTGCCCGGCACGCCCGAGCAGTTCCACCAGCTGGCACGCACCGAAGCCAAGCGCTGGGGTGAGGTCATCAAGACGGCTGGCGTGAAGCTGGACTGA
- a CDS encoding IclR family transcriptional regulator: MEKERAGIQSVEVGFSLVEALAQASGPLMLKDVAAAAGMSAAKAHRYLVSFQRIGLVTQDERNSRYDLGPAALKIGLASLARLDPVRLARERIPALLESLNHTLAIAVWGNHGPTIVHWEESAQSVTANLRLGDVMPMLASATGRCFGAWLPREATAALLEPEIERARKARRQDLPQTEEAVAAMLAEVRGRGTARVVDTVLPGIVAFCVPVFDASGHIVLGLMTLGSLATFDPDYGGAIDAPLQAAARQLSSDLGWRADPNH; this comes from the coding sequence ATGGAAAAGGAACGCGCAGGGATTCAGTCGGTCGAAGTGGGTTTCTCCCTCGTCGAGGCGCTGGCACAGGCCAGCGGACCGCTGATGCTCAAGGATGTCGCCGCCGCCGCCGGCATGAGTGCCGCCAAGGCTCACCGCTACCTGGTGAGCTTTCAGCGCATCGGTCTGGTGACGCAGGACGAACGCAATTCGCGCTACGACCTGGGCCCCGCAGCGCTGAAGATAGGCCTGGCCTCGCTGGCCCGCCTCGACCCGGTGCGTCTGGCGCGTGAACGCATCCCGGCACTGCTTGAGTCCCTTAATCACACGCTGGCCATCGCTGTCTGGGGCAATCATGGCCCGACCATCGTGCATTGGGAGGAATCGGCGCAGTCCGTCACCGCCAACCTGCGCCTGGGCGACGTCATGCCCATGCTGGCATCGGCCACGGGGCGCTGCTTCGGCGCCTGGCTGCCGCGCGAGGCGACGGCCGCATTGCTGGAGCCCGAGATCGAGCGCGCACGCAAAGCCCGGCGCCAGGACCTGCCCCAGACCGAGGAAGCCGTGGCGGCCATGCTGGCCGAGGTGCGCGGTCGTGGAACAGCCCGCGTGGTCGACACCGTGCTGCCGGGCATCGTGGCTTTTTGCGTACCGGTCTTCGACGCATCCGGCCATATCGTGCTGGGTCTGATGACCCTGGGCTCGCTGGCGACTTTCGACCCGGACTATGGTGGCGCCATAGACGCGCCGCTGCAGGCGGCTGCCCGCCAGCTCTCCAGCGATCTGGGCTGGCGCGCCGATCCCAACCACTGA
- a CDS encoding amidohydrolase, producing MTQPSTPDLILFNGRFTTLDRSKPTATAVAVSQGRFSAVGSDREVLPLAGPQTQRIDLGGRSALPGLIDNHLHLIRGGLNFNMELRWDGVKSLADAMAMLKAQVDVTPAPQWVRVVGGFSEHQFVEKRLPTLAELNAVAPDTPVFILHLYDRALLNAAALRAVGYTKDTPEPPGGQILRDSAGNPTGLLLAKPNASILYATLAKGPQLPRDYQVNSTRHFMRELNRLGVTGAIDAGGGMQNYPDDYGVIQELADADQLTIRLAYNLFTQKPQEEKDDFLRWTATSQYKQGTDYFRHNGAGEMLVFSAADFEDFRQPQPELAPGMEGELEEVVRILAQNRWPWRMHATYDETIDRALNVFEKVNEDIPLAGLNWFFDHAETISEKSIDRIAALGGGVAVQHRMAYQGEYFVERYGAAAAEATPPVKRMLEKGVNVSAGTDATRVASYNPWVSLSWLITGKTVGGLQLTPQRNCLSRDQALRMWTENVTWFSNEEGKKGRIQVGQLADLIVPDRDFFACPESDIADTSALLTVVGGKVVYGVGAFADFDESAPPLAMPDWSPVRTFKGYGAWGVQEGAPLQSVMRNAAANCGCASNCSMHGHAHATAWSSKLPVADLKGFWGALGCACWAV from the coding sequence ATGACCCAGCCCTCCACCCCCGATCTGATCCTGTTCAACGGCCGTTTCACCACGCTGGACCGCAGCAAGCCCACAGCCACGGCCGTGGCAGTAAGCCAGGGGCGCTTCAGCGCCGTCGGCAGCGACCGCGAAGTCCTGCCCCTGGCCGGCCCGCAGACCCAACGCATCGATCTGGGCGGACGCAGTGCGCTGCCGGGCCTGATCGACAACCACCTGCATCTGATCCGCGGTGGTCTGAACTTCAACATGGAGCTGCGCTGGGACGGCGTGAAGAGCCTGGCCGATGCCATGGCCATGCTCAAGGCCCAGGTGGATGTGACTCCTGCGCCCCAGTGGGTGCGCGTGGTAGGCGGCTTCAGCGAGCACCAGTTTGTGGAAAAGCGTCTGCCCACGCTGGCCGAGCTGAACGCCGTGGCGCCCGATACCCCAGTCTTCATCCTGCATCTGTACGACCGTGCCCTGCTCAACGCCGCCGCCCTGCGCGCCGTGGGCTATACCAAAGACACGCCCGAGCCCCCCGGCGGCCAGATCCTGCGCGACAGCGCCGGTAACCCCACGGGCCTGCTGCTGGCCAAACCCAATGCATCCATCCTGTACGCCACACTGGCCAAGGGCCCCCAACTGCCGCGCGACTACCAGGTCAACTCGACACGCCACTTCATGCGCGAGCTCAACCGCCTGGGTGTGACCGGCGCCATTGACGCGGGCGGTGGCATGCAGAACTATCCCGACGACTACGGCGTGATCCAGGAGCTGGCCGATGCCGATCAGCTCACCATCCGTCTGGCCTACAACCTGTTCACGCAAAAGCCCCAGGAAGAGAAGGACGACTTTCTGCGCTGGACCGCCACCTCGCAGTACAAGCAGGGCACGGACTACTTCCGCCACAACGGTGCAGGCGAAATGCTGGTGTTCTCGGCAGCCGACTTCGAGGACTTCCGCCAGCCCCAGCCCGAGCTGGCCCCCGGCATGGAAGGCGAGCTCGAAGAAGTGGTACGTATCCTGGCCCAGAACCGCTGGCCCTGGCGCATGCACGCCACCTACGACGAGACCATCGACCGCGCCCTCAATGTGTTCGAGAAGGTCAATGAAGACATTCCCCTGGCCGGCCTGAACTGGTTCTTCGACCACGCCGAAACCATTTCCGAGAAGTCCATCGACCGCATCGCGGCCCTGGGCGGCGGTGTGGCCGTGCAGCACCGTATGGCCTACCAGGGAGAGTATTTTGTCGAGCGCTACGGCGCCGCTGCGGCCGAAGCCACGCCGCCTGTCAAGCGCATGCTGGAAAAAGGTGTCAACGTGTCAGCCGGCACCGATGCCACCCGCGTCGCCAGCTACAACCCCTGGGTTTCGCTGTCCTGGCTGATCACGGGCAAGACCGTTGGCGGTCTGCAGCTCACGCCCCAGCGCAACTGCCTGAGCCGCGACCAGGCGCTGCGCATGTGGACCGAAAACGTGACCTGGTTCAGCAATGAAGAGGGCAAGAAAGGCCGTATCCAGGTGGGCCAGCTGGCCGACCTCATCGTGCCCGACCGCGACTTCTTCGCCTGCCCCGAGTCCGACATCGCCGACACCTCGGCCCTGCTCACCGTGGTGGGTGGCAAGGTGGTCTACGGCGTCGGTGCCTTCGCCGACTTCGACGAATCGGCCCCGCCCCTGGCAATGCCTGACTGGTCCCCCGTGCGCACCTTCAAGGGCTATGGCGCCTGGGGTGTGCAGGAAGGTGCACCGCTGCAGTCCGTGATGCGCAACGCGGCAGCCAACTGCGGCTGCGCCAGCAACTGCAGCATGCACGGCCACGCCCATGCCACGGCCTGGAGCAGCAAGCTGCCCGTGGCCGATCTCAAGGGCTTCTGGGGCGCGCTGGGCTGCGCCTGCTGGGCGGTGTGA
- a CDS encoding DUF3108 domain-containing protein, whose protein sequence is MGRSPQASQAHKTLLPITGLVLAAHGLLLWGLPELSPPDKAADDQIVMETRMLQAPPPPPPAHEAPKPAPVPAPKPQAAPRAPAPASAPVPDEQESAPNQPPAQEQQPQDAPEAEASTNTEQPAAAAEPAPEPMAEPPEANGADTARPIQVTPAGSAPLPPGSVLPVTLPNSATLEFNASGQVKGFQYSADAQLRWQHDGQYYQARQSISMFLLGERAQTSEGLITPKGLQPLNFSDKGRKTQSAAFDVSSGKAHYSGGQTDAAIGDGVQDRLSVFLQLSALIAAAPEKYPPGTLIELTTSSARSAVRWQFRVGASEALELPFGSVMALRLDKLPGKSSSDQHGSVWLAPSMQYLPVRIKLTQGQDDFVDLQLKKYLPAPQ, encoded by the coding sequence ATGGGCCGCTCCCCTCAGGCAAGCCAGGCACACAAGACTCTGCTGCCCATCACCGGCTTGGTGCTGGCAGCCCATGGACTATTGCTCTGGGGTCTGCCCGAACTGAGCCCGCCGGACAAAGCAGCAGACGACCAGATCGTGATGGAGACGCGTATGCTGCAAGCGCCCCCTCCTCCGCCTCCTGCACACGAAGCGCCCAAACCGGCCCCAGTTCCGGCGCCCAAACCCCAAGCTGCACCCCGGGCGCCAGCGCCGGCTTCTGCTCCCGTGCCGGACGAACAGGAATCTGCGCCCAATCAGCCTCCAGCTCAGGAACAACAACCGCAAGATGCTCCTGAAGCAGAAGCATCCACCAATACAGAGCAGCCCGCTGCTGCAGCAGAGCCGGCTCCCGAGCCCATGGCCGAGCCTCCCGAAGCCAATGGTGCCGACACGGCCCGCCCCATCCAGGTCACGCCCGCAGGCAGCGCGCCGCTGCCGCCTGGCTCTGTGCTGCCCGTCACATTGCCCAACTCCGCAACGCTGGAGTTCAATGCCTCGGGTCAGGTCAAGGGTTTTCAATACTCGGCCGACGCCCAACTGCGGTGGCAGCATGACGGCCAGTATTACCAGGCCAGGCAGTCGATCAGCATGTTCTTGCTGGGCGAGCGCGCCCAGACCAGCGAGGGGCTGATCACACCCAAGGGCCTGCAACCACTGAACTTCAGCGACAAGGGTCGCAAAACCCAGTCCGCAGCCTTTGATGTGTCCAGCGGCAAGGCGCACTACAGCGGCGGCCAGACCGATGCGGCCATTGGCGATGGCGTGCAGGACCGCCTCAGCGTGTTTCTGCAGCTCTCGGCCCTGATAGCTGCCGCCCCCGAGAAATATCCGCCAGGCACTCTGATAGAGCTGACCACCAGCAGCGCACGCTCAGCCGTGCGCTGGCAGTTCCGCGTGGGTGCCAGCGAGGCGCTGGAGCTGCCATTTGGCAGCGTCATGGCGCTGCGCCTGGACAAGCTGCCCGGCAAAAGCAGCAGCGACCAGCACGGTTCGGTCTGGCTGGCTCCGTCCATGCAATACCTGCCCGTGCGCATCAAGCTCACCCAGGGACAGGACGACTTTGTCGATCTGCAGCTCAAGAAATATCTGCCCGCGCCGCAATAG
- a CDS encoding DoxX family protein, producing the protein MGALHAAATAPWVQSLALLCLCAAYLQGGWYKSLNFRGAVAEVKALGLTPAAPIAAAVLVLQLAASALILTGWYRWLGALALAGFTVLAALLADRFWVAPQAERQRAANAFFEHWGLVGGMLLVAWHDLGGSHAG; encoded by the coding sequence ATGGGTGCGCTGCACGCTGCTGCCACCGCCCCCTGGGTGCAGTCGCTGGCCCTGCTGTGCCTGTGTGCGGCCTACCTGCAAGGTGGCTGGTACAAGTCCCTGAATTTCCGCGGGGCAGTGGCCGAGGTGAAGGCCCTGGGCCTGACTCCGGCTGCTCCCATTGCAGCGGCCGTCCTGGTGCTGCAGCTAGCGGCCTCGGCCCTGATCCTCACGGGCTGGTACCGCTGGCTGGGTGCGCTGGCCCTCGCAGGTTTCACGGTGCTGGCGGCCTTGCTGGCCGACCGTTTCTGGGTAGCGCCGCAGGCCGAGCGCCAGCGTGCTGCCAACGCATTTTTTGAACACTGGGGCCTGGTCGGCGGCATGTTGCTCGTCGCCTGGCACGATCTCGGAGGCTCCCATGCCGGATAA
- a CDS encoding TraB/GumN family protein: MPSLNLSRWILPLKAVPAMALALLTGLSMAAEPAAEPAASCPPPFSPPTPAEVQAMAPQMQDRGLLWRVQDGERTSWLYGTLHVGKREWILPGRTIVRSMYGADLLALELDVLNPQVMQQLIEGFQARVDAPALPAELEARLAQHRKQACAEHLSTQRPDAQLLGLVSQLGRKQGLVAELGADLLLAGMAHALHKPVLGLESAQTQLEELLSDDPLEVQESVRDGLDQLDDPKAPEILQQLANIWASGNEKQLENYADWCDCIKTERDRLKYARLIDGRNPGMADGIVRQLQQGKTVFAAVGALHMVGPKGLPELLRQKGYQVERVSFKLPPMQKSESKPIQTE, from the coding sequence ATGCCAAGTCTTAATCTCTCGCGCTGGATTTTGCCTCTGAAGGCCGTGCCGGCCATGGCGCTCGCTTTGTTGACGGGCCTGTCCATGGCTGCAGAGCCAGCCGCCGAACCTGCTGCCAGTTGCCCGCCGCCGTTCAGCCCGCCGACGCCGGCTGAAGTGCAGGCCATGGCCCCCCAGATGCAGGACAGAGGCCTGCTCTGGCGCGTGCAGGACGGCGAGCGCACCAGCTGGCTTTACGGCACTTTGCATGTGGGCAAGCGGGAGTGGATATTGCCCGGCCGCACCATCGTGCGCTCCATGTATGGGGCGGACCTGCTGGCGCTGGAGCTCGATGTGCTGAATCCGCAGGTCATGCAGCAGTTGATTGAAGGTTTTCAGGCCCGTGTCGACGCCCCTGCGCTGCCCGCAGAGCTGGAGGCCCGGCTGGCGCAGCATCGAAAGCAGGCCTGTGCCGAGCATCTGAGCACACAACGTCCGGACGCCCAACTGCTGGGGCTGGTCAGCCAACTGGGCCGCAAGCAGGGGCTGGTGGCCGAGCTTGGTGCCGATCTGCTGCTGGCAGGCATGGCCCATGCATTGCACAAGCCCGTGCTGGGGCTGGAGTCGGCGCAGACCCAGCTCGAGGAGCTGCTTTCCGATGACCCCTTGGAGGTGCAGGAAAGCGTGCGCGACGGGCTGGACCAGCTTGATGACCCCAAGGCTCCGGAAATCCTGCAGCAGCTGGCGAATATCTGGGCCAGCGGCAATGAAAAACAGCTGGAGAACTATGCCGACTGGTGCGACTGCATCAAGACCGAGCGTGACCGGCTCAAGTACGCGCGCCTCATTGATGGACGCAATCCGGGCATGGCAGATGGCATTGTTCGTCAGCTCCAGCAGGGCAAGACCGTGTTTGCTGCCGTGGGTGCGCTGCACATGGTCGGGCCCAAGGGCCTGCCTGAGCTGCTACGTCAGAAAGGCTATCAGGTCGAGCGCGTGAGCTTCAAACTGCCACCCATGCAGAAATCGGAGTCAAAGCCGATTCAAACCGAATAG